ACACAGGAAATGTTAAATAAAAAATATGTTCAAAACCAAGTTAAACCTTTGTATTTTTTAACTGATAAATATTCAATAGTAACTGGAACTATTGATTTAATTGTTCCGTTATTAAGTTGTAAGCAACTAGTAAAAAATACTAATAAAGAATTGCTTACTTTTAAATACTCACATAAATTTTGGCAAAATATTTCCAATATGGATTTACAAATTTTAATTGAACTAATAGAAAGGTCTTTTTGTGCTTAATAAAAACTTAAGAAATTGAAACAAACACAAAAAAATTCACAAATGATTGTATTTTCTTTGCATTGTAATAATTTTTGCAGAATTTATAAGTTCTATTCTTTTATTAGCACTTTTAAAAGTTTCTTCACAATGAATAATTAATATCAGTGTTTTAAGTATTTTTGTTTTGATTGTGTCACTTATTTTATGATTTTTATTTAATTTAATATACGCAAGAAAAAAATTAAAATACTATTACATCTATTTATATTTTTATCATAAGAATATTAATTACATAAATAAATTAAGAGGTTTATATTTTCCTTTTAAATATTTCGAACAAGATTTTGTAGAAACAAAAAATTATTTAAAATTACTGATAAAAAACAACGATTTAGAACTATATAATAAAATGTTTGAAGACTAAAAAAAAGTGCATTTGCACTTTTTTATTTTTTTCTTTATTTTTTTAATAATTCTTGTTTTTTGTTTTTGAATATAAAATAGCAAAAATTATTGTGAAAATTAATGTTACAAAACCCATAGTTCCTGTTGTTATGCAAACAATTTGTAGTATAGAACCAATAGATAAAGCTAAACCAAAAGACTCACTTTTAAGCCCAAAAAAAAGTATAGGAACTATAATTATTGTAATTAATAATAAAATGATAGTCACTATCAAGAAACCAATAAATAATTTTTTTAAAGTGGTTTTTTTCATGTTTTATCCTTTCAAGTTGTTAAAACTTTTTTGTGTATCAAATATCGAATCACTACCTAAAATTTCTTCAATTACTAATAATCTATTATATTTTGCAATTCTATCCGTTCTAGAAAGTGAACCTGTTTTAATTTGTCCTGTGTTAAATGCAACAGCTAAATCAGCAATTGTTGTATCTTCTGTTTCACCAGATCTATGGCTTATAACTGCTGTATATCCATTAGATTGTGCTAATTTAATTGCTTTAATTGTTTCAGTTAATGTTCCGATTTGATTCATTTTAATTAAAGCTGAATTAATTGCTTTTTCATTAATTGCTTTTTGAATGTATTTTGGATTTGTAACAATTAAATCATCACCAACTATTTGTACACGGTTACCAAATTTTGCAACCATCATTTCAAACCCTTTTCAATCGTTTTCACTGTGTGAGTCTTCGATTGAAATTATTGGGTATGAATTTATTAATTTTTCATAATAATTAACTAATTCTTCGGTTGTAAAAGTAGATTTATAATTTTCATAATCTTTAAAATTTTCAGGATTTAAATTTTTAGCAAATTCAAATTTTTTAAATGTATAAACTTCTTTATCTTCATTATAAAATTCACTTGCGGCAGCATCTAATGCTATAGCAACTGCATTTTCACCTGAAGTTGCTGGATTATATCCCGCTTCTTTTATTGCTTTTATAATAAAATCTAATGCTTCTTCGTGTGTGTGTAAGTTAGGTGCAAATCCACCTTCATCACCAACTGTTGTATTTTGATTTGCTAATTTTAAAAGTTTTTGTAAAGTATGAAAAACTTTATTAGCAATTTGTAATGATTCTTTAAATGTTTTTGCTCCTAATGGCATTATCATAAATTCTTGAAAATCTATTGTGTTTGCAGCATGCGCACCACCATTTAAAATATTTAACATAGGAAGAGGTAAAGTTTTTGAATCTTTTGTTCCTAGATATTGATATAATTCTAATTTTTTTTCTTGAGCTGCTGCTCTTGCTACTGCAATTGATACTCCTAAAATAGCATTTGCACCTAATTTACTTTTAAATTCTGTTCCATCTAATTCAATCATTTTGTTATCAATTAATTCTTGTTCAAATACATCCATACCAATTATTTCTTTTGCAATAATATTGTTTACATTATCAACGGCTTGCATTACACCTTTTGAACCAAATCAATTGTTTGCATATTTTGAATTTTTATCTCTTAATTCTAACGCTTCTCTAGAACCAGTGCTTGCTCCCGAAGGAACTTTTGCAACCGATTTAGTATTTTCTGTTTTTAGCTCTACTTCGATAGTTGGATTACCTCTACTATCTAAAATTTCTCGAGCTTTAATGTCTATAATTACAGGCATTTTTACTCCTTGTTTTTTAATAAATCAATTTTTAATTTATTATACTTATATAATATAATATATTTATTACAAACATATTAAAAAAACAATAATATTTAACAAGAATTTAATATTCTTATTTAAGGAAACAGATGAATGAACAAGAAGCCAAGGATTTTATAGATAAGATTCAAGAATTAAAAAACAATGATGCAATTTTAGCCTTATATGATTTACATCAAAAAATAATTAAAAATCCTTTATCAAAACACACCGCTGTATTTAGAGAAATGGAAAGAGATTTAACTATTTTTATATTAAAAGAATGAGAACAAACTCCTTCATCTTTACAGACATATAAAATGATTAAAACTATTCAAAATGTACAAATTGATTATTATTTTATGATTATGTATAATCAACTTAAATGAAGGGATTTAAAAGAATTTGCACATGAATTTCAGTATTTTTTCAGTATGGATGAGCAAAATGATCTTCTTTTAACATTAATTTATAATTTATTACATTCACAAAAAATAGATTTTAATTTTAAGTTCAATGATTTAATAATAAATCCTTCAAAATTAAAAAATATTGAAGATAATAATGAATTAAAAGAAATAGAAAAGAAAATTCACACCCATTATGAAAAAAACCCAAGTGAAGCAAAAATAGCAATACAAGTATTTAGTAAGTATATTACTTCATACTGAATAGATATAATTTTTGAAAAAAATATTATAAGTCCAAAAATCATTGAAAATGTTACTGATTACTTATTGGGCAAAAAAACAATTGAAGATTTAAATGTACAAGAAAAACAGTTGGCAGAAAAATTTTAAAAATTATTATATAATTTATAAATATCACACATCTAAGGAGTAAAAATGATTGATAGAAAAATTAACAAAGATACTTCAGAATTAGTTATTACCGTTGAAGTTGATAGCAAAATCTGAAAAGAACAACAAGAAAAAAGTTTAAATAAATTACGTAAAGAAGTTCAAGTAAAAGGATATAGAAAAGGAAAAGTACCAGCTGAAGTTGCAGACAAACACATTAGTAGTGAACAAGTAAAAGGTGCAGCACTAAAAGGTACTTTAGATGAAGCTATAAAATTAGCAGCA
The nucleotide sequence above comes from Mycoplasma zalophi. Encoded proteins:
- the eno gene encoding phosphopyruvate hydratase, translated to MPVIIDIKAREILDSRGNPTIEVELKTENTKSVAKVPSGASTGSREALELRDKNSKYANNWFGSKGVMQAVDNVNNIIAKEIIGMDVFEQELIDNKMIELDGTEFKSKLGANAILGVSIAVARAAAQEKKLELYQYLGTKDSKTLPLPMLNILNGGAHAANTIDFQEFMIMPLGAKTFKESLQIANKVFHTLQKLLKLANQNTTVGDEGGFAPNLHTHEEALDFIIKAIKEAGYNPATSGENAVAIALDAAASEFYNEDKEVYTFKKFEFAKNLNPENFKDYENYKSTFTTEELVNYYEKLINSYPIISIEDSHSENDWKGFEMMVAKFGNRVQIVGDDLIVTNPKYIQKAINEKAINSALIKMNQIGTLTETIKAIKLAQSNGYTAVISHRSGETEDTTIADLAVAFNTGQIKTGSLSRTDRIAKYNRLLVIEEILGSDSIFDTQKSFNNLKG